Genomic segment of Brachyspira suanatina:
ATAAATGCCAAAGGTTCTTATCTCTTGAATAAGAATCATCTTTCTTCATAGGAACTTCTATATTTCTGTCTTCCAAATATTTGATTTCTTCTTCTCTTGAAGATATATTCCATTCTCTCCAAGGAGCAATTATTTCAAAGTTAGGAGCTAATGCTTTAACAGTCAATTCAAATCTTACTTGGTCATTACCTTTTCCTGTAGCACCATGAGCTATAGCAGTAGCACCTTCTTCTAAAGCAACTTCAACAAGTTTTTTTGCTATTAAAGGTCTTGCTGCAGAAGTACCAAGTAAATATTTATCCTCATAAGTAGCTTCAGCTTTAACTATAGGATAAATATAATCTGTAACAAACTCGTCTTCGCATTTAACTAATCTGTATTTTACAGCACCAGTTTTTAAAGCTCTTTCCTCTAAGCCGTCAGTTTCTGTACCTTGACCAACATCTACACATACAGCGATTACATCATAATCATAATTCTCTTTAAGCCATGGTATAATAACTGTAGTGTCCAAACCGCCTGAATAGGCTAATACTAATTTTTTTTTCATGATAAATCCCTTCTTTACTTATAAAATGTTTTTTCAATTATTATATTTATTGGGCTTTGCCCTTGAGAAGTACACAGATGTACAAGAAGCATACCCGAATGAAGTCTATATTACGTGAGGGTAACATCTATTTACTTTACTGAGGCTCTACATACCTACAATAAAAAAGTTTATGATACATATATAAAAAATATATGAGTTGGCAAACTGTAATTGTTTCAATATATACTTAAAACATTAGTTTTCCAAAAATAACATTTTAAATTTATATTATTTGTGGGGACTAGCCCCCACACCCCCAGTTCTTTTGTTGACACAAAGAACCAAAAAGACTGCATTTTTTATATCTTATATTTTTAATAAAAATCAATAAAATAGAATTTTATATTATCAATAATTTATTATTACATTCTAAAAATTATTCTTTTACTATACTGCTCATTATAGCCATTTGAGCATGCATTCTGTTTTCTGCCTCTTCATAAATATATTGAGAATTCATATTGAATACTTCTTCGCTTATCTCCTCTCCTTTATGAGCAGGCAAACAGTGAAGTGCTATAGCTCCTTTATTAGCAAGATCAAATAATTCTTTAGTAAGAGTAAAGCCCTTAAATATATTAAGTCTTTTTTCTTTTTCACTCTCCTGTCCCATAGAAGCCCATACATCTGTATAAACTACATCGGCTCCACTTACTGCCTCTTTTACATCATTAACAATATCAACAGTACATCCTGTATTTTTTGCTATGTTCTTAGCTACTTCTATAGTTTTTGCATCCGGTTCATAACCTTTAGGAACTCCTACTTTAATATTAACTCCTAAAGATGTACAGCCTGTTAAAAGACTATTACAAACATTATTACCATCGCCTATATATGTTAATGTTAAGCCTTTCAATTTACCAAAATGTTCTTTCATAGTAAATAAATCCGCCATAATCTGACAAGGATGTGAAAGATCTGTCAAAGCATTTATAACAGGTACTTTTGAATATTTAGCAAAGTCTTCAACATCACTATGAGCAAAAGTTCTAATCATAATCAAATCGCAGTATCTAGAAATAACATTAGAACTGTCTTCAATACTTTCTCTCTGTCCTAATATAATCTCATCTTGCTTTAGTACGAAAGCATCTCCTCCTAATTTCTTCATTCCTATTTCAAAACTTAAACGAGTCCTTAAACTAGGCTTTGAAAAATACATCACCATAGTTCTATTTTTCATTATATCAATTTCTTCTCTATTTCTTACCTTTGATTTTAACTCGAAGGTATAATCAATCAATGCTGATAACTCTTCGCTTGTAAAATCTTCCAAATTAATAAAATGTCTTCCTGATAAATTAACTTTTTTCATAATTTTTTCCCGTTTAAATTTTAATATTATTTTTTTGAGTAATACTATATATCGTTTTTATAATTTTGCAATATTATGTTTCTATAATTTTATAAATTTGAAAATAAAATATATAAAAAAAACGTATAACATAAAACTATGCCATACGTTTAATTAAGATATAAATATTCTATATTAAACTTGCTTATTTACTAATACTGATAATTTCCTATTAACAACATGCTCTTTACCTTTGTTGTTATAGCCTACTTTTTTGCTTTCATTCAAAACTTCTTTCATATTTGCAAATAAATCTAAAGCTTCATCAAAAAGTTTAGGAGCCAATTTATTTAAATGTTTTAATCTAGCCATTAAAGTAACTAATTCAAGGCGTAAAGCTGATATTCTAGCTGTTTTATTCAATGGTATTCTTCTAATAATATCAGATAATGTTGCTGTTTCTGATAAATGAGGGAATTTATTTAATACTATCAAATCAATAACATTTTCTCTCATTTTTCTAAGCTCATTAGCTTCAGTCATTTTTTCATTTTGATGATCACAATATAAATGTATATCCTGTAATCTTGTATTGATTATAGAATTAACCTTTTTTTCTTCATCTTCTAATATTATTTTGTAAACTTCTATTTCTTTGGATAAAAGAATCTCTATTTTTGTAAGTTCTTCATATAAGTTAAACATAAATACCACCTTTAAGTTAAAGCCGATCGAAATTATTAATCAGCTATGTGAGAATTTATCGGCAGTTATTATGATTACTTTACATAATTTTTTTAAATATTTTTATTAATTTTCTATATCTATGGATTTTATAGCCTCTAAACAGATATCTCTATATTCAGGCTCAGAATAAGTAAACCAAGCAAGCAAAGCAAGTTTTTTAGCCGCACAAGCTACTGTAATAATATGATCATTATCTTCTAATTCTTTTTCATATACTATACTTTCTATTTTACCGCTTTGAGATTTTATATCTAGCTTTTCCCCTTTATCTTCTCCGGCAATATCTATCTGTTTTAGTACATATTCCATTATTACATCTATCTCTTCATTAGCAAAAGAGTAAACCTGCATAGCTATATATACATTAATATCTTTGAATTCTATTAAAGATTTATCATTTTTGAATACATTCATACGCATAGGCAGAATAATAGTGAATCCTGCCGCTATAGGATAACGAGCCTTTTCAAGTCTGAATCCTATTTGAAGAGACTGCTGCTGATTAACAGTCTTTTTACTTTCTATAAATTTAGCCAAATTTTCATCATCTAAATAATGAGCAATATCAATAAGTATATCCCAAGGATATTTTAATGAAGCATCCTTTTTATATGATTCCTGAAAAGCATACATAATTTTTTTATACATAGTCTTTTCTTTGTTGTCAATAGCCTCTCTAAATGGGAAATAAAGCCAAATCATACTAATAAAGCTTTTAAACCAAAATTTAGCATTCATTTCTTCAGTATCCCATATGAAGAAATCTGCTGCTAAGGTTAATCTATCCTCTTCACTAGCATCTATAAAATCAGTAAACCAATTTTTGCCCCAATATCCTAAAGAAGACAAAGCAAAATACTCCTTTTCTATTACAGGGTAATTGTAAGGCATAGATATCAAGAAATTGCTGAAACCATTATCATGATGAGTTATAAGCATTTTAGCATAATCAGCCAGAGAATTAACAAAAAATTTCTTTAAAGCTTCAAAATCTCTGCTATTAAAATAACCGCTAGGATCTTTATGAACAGAATCCTCTCTAAATTCTATATCAAGCCTTCTAGCTATTCTATCCAAAACACCTACTATAAATCTATGATATCCGGCCCCGAAAGAACCTGTAGTTATAGTTATGAATAAAGTATCTGTTTTAAACTCAAAATATATAGGATCAGCGGAAGGATGAAAAGAATATATAAGAGTGCTGCCGTCTTCTATTATAGAAAACTCCGAAATCATAACAAGCGGATTAATATTAACTTCATTTAAAGAAGAAACTATCGCTTTAAATAATCTGTCTTGGTTAGGAATAACCCTTCTATTATCAAATGTCGCTGACAGCAAAAATTCTACATTCATTTTAATAAAATTCTACTTATTTTTTTATAATATTTACATTATAATATAATAACATTTTTTATTATTTTAGCAATATATATTTGATAAAGTTTTATATATAAATAGTAAAAATATAAAATTTAATACACTTTAACGATATAAATACTTGACTTTTTTTTAATGATATGCTATTATAAATTAACATTTCAAAAGAAAGGGCGATTAGCTCAGCTGGGAGAGCGGGTGCCTTACAAGCACTAGGTCGGCGGTTCGAGCCCGTCAT
This window contains:
- the argF gene encoding ornithine carbamoyltransferase; translation: MKKVNLSGRHFINLEDFTSEELSALIDYTFELKSKVRNREEIDIMKNRTMVMYFSKPSLRTRLSFEIGMKKLGGDAFVLKQDEIILGQRESIEDSSNVISRYCDLIMIRTFAHSDVEDFAKYSKVPVINALTDLSHPCQIMADLFTMKEHFGKLKGLTLTYIGDGNNVCNSLLTGCTSLGVNIKVGVPKGYEPDAKTIEVAKNIAKNTGCTVDIVNDVKEAVSGADVVYTDVWASMGQESEKEKRLNIFKGFTLTKELFDLANKGAIALHCLPAHKGEEISEEVFNMNSQYIYEEAENRMHAQMAIMSSIVKE
- the flgN gene encoding flagellar export chaperone FlgN, with product MFNLYEELTKIEILLSKEIEVYKIILEDEEKKVNSIINTRLQDIHLYCDHQNEKMTEANELRKMRENVIDLIVLNKFPHLSETATLSDIIRRIPLNKTARISALRLELVTLMARLKHLNKLAPKLFDEALDLFANMKEVLNESKKVGYNNKGKEHVVNRKLSVLVNKQV